Proteins encoded within one genomic window of Alteribacter populi:
- a CDS encoding ABC transporter permease, with protein sequence MKLRYLIILLVVFSSTSLFIGVTELSPSQLFNMTEHQAHIFWTSRVPRLVSIIIAGVSMSICGLIMQQLTRNKFVSPTTAGTMDSARLGILVSLMLFSTASPFTRMFIAFAFALAGTFVFMKILEKIKFKNAIFIPLVGLMFGNIIGSITTFFAFQNDLIQNMSAWLQGNFATMMTGRYELLYISVPLVFLAYIFANKFTVAGMGEDFAKNLGLNYRQVVNIGLVIVALITSTVILTVGMIPFLGLVIPNIVTIYRGDNIRKNLPHTAILGAVFVLFCDILGRIVIYPYEVPIGLTVGVIGSGIFLYLLLRRKSYGL encoded by the coding sequence ATGAAACTCAGATATTTAATTATTTTGCTTGTTGTTTTCTCAAGCACTTCTCTTTTCATCGGTGTCACAGAGTTATCACCGTCGCAACTGTTCAATATGACCGAGCATCAAGCACATATTTTCTGGACTAGTAGAGTCCCACGTCTTGTAAGCATCATCATTGCCGGTGTAAGTATGAGTATTTGTGGCCTCATTATGCAGCAGCTGACAAGAAACAAGTTTGTTTCTCCCACTACGGCTGGAACGATGGATTCTGCCAGGCTAGGGATTCTCGTATCTTTAATGTTGTTCTCCACTGCCAGTCCATTTACAAGAATGTTTATTGCCTTTGCATTTGCTTTAGCCGGAACCTTTGTATTTATGAAAATACTAGAAAAGATTAAATTTAAAAACGCGATTTTTATACCACTTGTGGGCCTTATGTTTGGGAATATCATCGGTTCGATTACGACGTTCTTTGCCTTTCAAAATGACCTGATTCAAAATATGTCAGCGTGGCTGCAAGGTAACTTTGCGACTATGATGACAGGTCGTTATGAATTGCTTTATATTAGCGTTCCACTCGTATTCCTTGCCTACATATTTGCAAATAAATTCACTGTAGCGGGGATGGGAGAAGATTTCGCAAAAAACTTAGGCCTCAATTATCGACAGGTCGTCAACATTGGCTTGGTGATTGTAGCCCTCATAACATCGACCGTCATATTAACGGTCGGGATGATTCCTTTCCTCGGACTCGTAATTCCGAATATCGTGACGATTTATCGAGGCGATAACATCCGTAAAAATTTGCCTCATACCGCTATATTAGGTGCTGTTTTTGTTCTTTTTTGTGACATATTAGGACGAATCGTCATTTATCCATATGAAGTTCCAATCGGACTAACCGTAGGAGTTATCGGAAGTGGTATTTTTCTTTACTTGCTATTAAGGAGAAAATCATATGGGTTATAA
- a CDS encoding iron chelate uptake ABC transporter family permease subunit: MTILTILAVTVTAIFMVIQANGNWEYILPRRGTKVLAIVITGGAIALSTVVFQTITNNRILTPSIIGLDSLYMLIQTFIIFSYGSMSVAMINPNVNFLISVGFMVLFAALFYKVLLSGEDNNIYFLLLIGLVLGTLFSNLSTFMQVLIDPNEFMSIQNRMFASFNNVNTDLLTISIVAIILITLYFYRFLKYLDVIALGKEHAINLGVPYHYVVKRLLFIIAILVSIATALVGPITFLGLLVANVTYEFMKTYRHHQLILASILISIIALVGGQLIVERVFTFTTTLSVIVNFIGGVYFLYLLLRER, encoded by the coding sequence ATGACGATACTCACCATCCTAGCCGTAACCGTTACCGCGATTTTTATGGTAATTCAAGCCAACGGGAACTGGGAATACATTTTGCCAAGAAGAGGGACCAAGGTTTTAGCGATTGTTATCACAGGTGGGGCGATTGCTCTCTCTACTGTCGTTTTCCAAACGATCACAAACAACCGAATCCTAACTCCTAGTATTATCGGACTCGATTCATTGTACATGTTAATTCAGACGTTCATTATTTTTTCCTATGGGTCCATGAGTGTCGCGATGATCAACCCTAATGTGAACTTTTTAATTTCTGTCGGATTTATGGTTTTATTTGCCGCATTGTTTTACAAAGTGTTACTTAGCGGTGAGGATAACAACATTTATTTTCTCTTACTGATCGGTTTAGTTTTAGGCACACTCTTTTCAAACTTATCGACATTTATGCAGGTGCTTATCGATCCAAATGAATTCATGTCAATTCAAAACCGGATGTTTGCTAGCTTTAACAACGTAAATACCGACCTTCTCACCATTTCGATCGTGGCCATCATTTTGATCACACTTTATTTTTATCGGTTTTTGAAATATTTAGATGTCATAGCTCTCGGAAAAGAGCATGCAATCAACCTCGGTGTCCCTTATCATTACGTAGTTAAAAGACTGCTATTTATTATTGCGATCCTTGTATCCATCGCCACGGCATTGGTAGGTCCGATAACTTTCCTAGGGTTACTCGTTGCCAATGTAACCTATGAATTTATGAAAACATACCGGCACCACCAATTGATTCTCGCATCAATTCTTATTAGTATTATCGCACTCGTTGGAGGTCAATTAATCGTGGAAAGAGTCTTCACTTTCACGACCACATTAAGTGTCATTGTCAATTTTATTGGCGGCGTTTACTTTTTATATCTTTTATTAAGGGAGCGATAA
- a CDS encoding ABC transporter ATP-binding protein, translating into MVEVMNISKHYGNKSVVDDISVNIQKGKITAFIGPNGAGKSTLLSMISRLITRDSGEVYIDKKEINQRKSGELAKQISILKQTNHTNLRLTIRELVSFGRFPYSKGNLTKEDWEHVDNAIRYLELEDIQDQFLDQLSGGQRQRAYIAMVVAQDTEYVLLDEPLNNLDMKHSVQIMKVLQRMVKELGKTIIIVIHDINFASCYSDYIVALKDGRVVKEGARDEIIKNGVLKEIYDLDIEVKDINCNRICVYFT; encoded by the coding sequence ATGGTAGAAGTAATGAACATCTCGAAACATTATGGAAATAAAAGCGTTGTCGATGACATTTCCGTAAACATACAAAAAGGAAAAATTACCGCTTTTATCGGTCCAAACGGGGCTGGAAAAAGTACACTCCTGTCGATGATCAGCCGGCTCATAACAAGAGATTCAGGTGAGGTATACATCGATAAAAAAGAGATTAACCAACGTAAAAGTGGTGAATTAGCGAAACAAATTTCGATTCTAAAACAAACGAACCATACGAATCTCAGGTTAACGATACGTGAACTCGTTTCCTTTGGACGGTTCCCTTATTCTAAAGGAAACCTGACAAAAGAGGATTGGGAGCACGTAGATAATGCGATCCGCTACTTAGAACTTGAGGACATACAAGATCAGTTCCTCGACCAGCTCAGCGGTGGCCAACGACAACGTGCCTATATTGCCATGGTTGTCGCTCAGGACACCGAATACGTGTTACTCGACGAACCTCTCAACAACCTGGATATGAAGCATTCTGTTCAAATTATGAAGGTGCTTCAACGGATGGTTAAAGAACTCGGCAAGACGATTATTATTGTCATCCATGACATTAACTTTGCCTCTTGTTACTCGGATTATATTGTCGCTTTAAAAGATGGCAGAGTCGTTAAAGAAGGCGCAAGAGATGAAATCATTAAAAATGGCGTGCTTAAAGAAATTTATGATTTGGACATTGAAGTGAAAGACATTAACTGTAACCGCATTTGCGTTTATTTTACTTAA
- a CDS encoding siderophore ABC transporter substrate-binding protein: MKKTMSLFLSMTLLVIFAVACGTEDETSAVENDDTTVAENEDENSEEEESSEIVVEHELGETTVPKNPENVVVFDYGTLDTLRELDADIAAVPQGNIPDYLSEFEDGTFENAGTLFEPDFETIFDIQPELIIISGRSSDAYDELSDIAPTIYMGVDNTNYMESFEQNATILGEIFEKEDVVEDALVSIDESINELYETASTNDKNGLIILANDGSVSAYGPGSRFGILHDDFGVQPADENIEASTHGQNISFEYIVETNPDYLFVIDRDSAVSEGEESSSQAIVENDLVMNTTAYEEDNIIYLDPAYWYLAGGGLTSVSEMVREIQEGLK, translated from the coding sequence ATGAAAAAAACGATGAGTTTATTTTTATCCATGACACTACTTGTGATTTTTGCGGTCGCGTGTGGTACGGAAGATGAAACCTCCGCTGTTGAGAACGATGATACAACTGTAGCAGAAAACGAAGATGAAAATTCAGAGGAAGAAGAGTCGTCTGAAATCGTTGTAGAACATGAACTTGGTGAAACAACTGTCCCTAAAAACCCCGAAAATGTTGTAGTCTTTGACTATGGCACACTCGACACGTTAAGAGAGTTAGATGCAGACATCGCCGCTGTACCACAAGGAAATATACCAGATTACTTATCTGAGTTCGAGGATGGTACCTTTGAAAATGCCGGGACGTTATTTGAACCGGACTTTGAAACAATCTTTGACATTCAGCCTGAATTAATTATTATCTCTGGTCGTTCCTCTGATGCTTATGACGAGTTGAGTGACATTGCCCCAACAATTTATATGGGTGTAGATAATACTAATTACATGGAATCATTCGAGCAAAACGCGACAATTTTAGGTGAAATATTCGAAAAAGAAGATGTTGTTGAAGATGCCCTAGTGTCTATCGATGAGTCCATTAACGAACTATATGAAACAGCATCAACCAATGATAAAAACGGGTTAATTATTTTAGCCAACGATGGAAGTGTGAGTGCTTACGGACCAGGGTCCAGATTTGGAATTCTTCATGACGACTTTGGTGTACAGCCTGCTGACGAAAATATCGAAGCATCAACACACGGACAAAACATCTCTTTTGAATACATTGTCGAAACGAACCCAGATTATCTTTTTGTCATTGACCGAGACTCAGCTGTTAGCGAAGGAGAAGAGTCCTCTAGTCAAGCGATTGTTGAAAATGATCTCGTTATGAATACAACAGCCTATGAAGAAGATAATATTATCTACCTTGACCCTGCCTATTGGTACCTAGCAGGGGGCGGATTAACGTCTGTTTCTGAAATGGTTCGTGAAATTCAAGAAGGCTTAAAATAA
- the yidC gene encoding membrane protein insertase YidC, with amino-acid sequence MGKTSVFTYVNKYKLIFIAFGLLLLLGGCGASTEPIDADTTGFFNHYVVWPFSFLIKFFAAMFAGNYGLSLVFVTFLIRLALMPLMMKQYKTQQTTRAKMNEIKPAMEEIKEKYKDKKNPENQQKLQQEMLALYREHNFNPITSMGCLPMLIQFPIMIGFYYAIMRTPEIAQHSFLWFNLGQTDMILPFIAGAVYLIQFRVSLSGMDDQQQKQMAMLGYFTPIIMAVFSFNVAAALPLYWSVSGFLLIVQTMIFKYKYKEKKQVAETTTV; translated from the coding sequence ATGGGAAAAACATCTGTGTTCACGTACGTAAATAAATATAAGCTTATTTTCATTGCTTTTGGATTATTGTTACTTCTGGGAGGTTGTGGAGCTTCAACTGAGCCGATTGATGCGGATACGACGGGCTTCTTTAACCATTATGTCGTCTGGCCGTTTTCATTTTTGATTAAGTTTTTTGCTGCAATGTTTGCAGGCAATTACGGGTTATCTCTTGTGTTTGTGACATTTCTCATTCGACTCGCTCTTATGCCGCTTATGATGAAACAATATAAAACACAACAAACGACTAGGGCAAAAATGAATGAAATCAAGCCAGCGATGGAAGAAATCAAAGAGAAGTACAAAGATAAAAAGAATCCTGAAAATCAGCAAAAACTACAACAAGAAATGCTGGCACTATATAGAGAGCATAACTTTAATCCAATTACATCAATGGGCTGTTTACCGATGCTCATTCAATTTCCGATCATGATCGGCTTTTACTATGCAATTATGCGTACACCGGAAATTGCCCAGCACAGCTTTCTCTGGTTTAACCTTGGACAAACTGACATGATTTTACCATTCATTGCCGGTGCAGTATATCTGATTCAGTTTAGAGTATCTCTTTCAGGCATGGATGACCAACAGCAAAAGCAAATGGCGATGCTCGGCTATTTCACACCGATTATTATGGCTGTGTTCTCATTTAACGTTGCTGCAGCCTTGCCATTGTACTGGTCTGTCAGTGGGTTTCTCTTGATAGTTCAAACGATGATCTTTAAATATAAGTATAAAGAGAAAAAACAGGTAGCTGAAACGACGACGGTGTAA
- a CDS encoding DEAD/DEAH box helicase — MKGFEHLGIKSDLNDVLNDLGITKATEIQERSIPILLKGSNVVAQSQTGTGKTLAFLLPILEKIEVTSSDIQGLVLAPTRELALQISKEVNKLTKHQNDLQTLAVYGGQDIEKQLHKLKRGAHLVVATPGRLLDHLRRGTIRLDRVSMLVLDEADQMLHMGFLNEVEDIIQKTPANRQMMLFSATMPKEIRDLTKRYMAKAEHIKVAASEITVREIRQIVVETTDRAKQATLRAMLDEHQPFLAILFCRTKRRASTLNEALQDHGYSSDELHGDLSQAKREKVMKRFREMKIQYLVATDVAARGLDVEGVTHVYNYDIPHDVESYVHRIGRTGRAGKDGLAVTLVAPKDRMHLDMIEKGIGFAIDRVEYNVKQDSRREEEKPASGYNRIKKKSTRIDRNQKKPWKKQGNAVKSRKPGSRSAKKRSKPRIK; from the coding sequence TTGAAGGGATTTGAACATCTAGGTATAAAATCAGATTTAAACGACGTATTAAATGACCTCGGGATAACAAAAGCAACGGAGATTCAAGAACGGTCGATTCCAATATTGCTAAAAGGAAGTAATGTGGTAGCTCAATCTCAAACCGGTACGGGAAAAACATTGGCATTTTTATTACCAATCCTTGAAAAGATTGAGGTAACTTCGTCTGATATTCAAGGGCTTGTATTAGCACCCACAAGGGAATTAGCGCTGCAAATATCAAAAGAAGTGAATAAGCTTACTAAACACCAAAACGACTTGCAAACATTAGCGGTGTATGGGGGGCAAGATATTGAGAAACAGCTTCATAAACTAAAAAGAGGGGCTCACCTAGTGGTAGCAACACCAGGAAGACTTCTAGACCACTTACGAAGAGGAACGATTCGACTCGATCGCGTATCTATGCTCGTCCTTGATGAAGCTGATCAAATGCTTCACATGGGTTTCTTAAACGAAGTAGAAGATATTATCCAAAAAACACCGGCAAACCGACAGATGATGCTGTTTTCTGCAACGATGCCAAAAGAAATTCGCGATTTAACAAAAAGGTATATGGCAAAAGCGGAGCATATTAAAGTAGCCGCTTCAGAAATTACCGTTCGGGAAATTAGGCAAATCGTGGTTGAAACGACAGATCGCGCTAAGCAGGCGACGCTTCGTGCGATGTTGGACGAGCATCAGCCGTTTTTAGCCATTCTGTTTTGTCGGACAAAACGAAGAGCTTCCACGCTAAATGAAGCACTGCAAGATCATGGTTACAGTTCTGATGAGCTTCATGGCGATCTATCTCAGGCAAAGCGGGAAAAAGTCATGAAACGATTTCGTGAGATGAAAATTCAGTATCTAGTGGCCACTGATGTTGCGGCGAGAGGTCTTGATGTAGAAGGAGTTACACACGTTTATAATTACGACATTCCACATGATGTAGAAAGTTACGTCCATCGAATTGGCCGTACAGGACGCGCAGGGAAAGATGGCCTGGCTGTGACCCTTGTAGCGCCTAAGGATCGAATGCATTTGGATATGATCGAAAAAGGCATAGGGTTTGCCATTGATAGAGTTGAATACAACGTCAAACAGGACAGCCGTCGTGAAGAGGAGAAACCTGCCAGCGGTTACAATCGTATAAAAAAGAAAAGCACGAGGATTGATCGGAATCAAAAGAAGCCGTGGAAAAAGCAAGGTAACGCAGTGAAAAGTAGAAAGCCAGGGTCACGCTCGGCAAAAAAGCGATCTAAACCTCGCATAAAATGA
- a CDS encoding AhpC/TSA family protein: MRKRVVEIERQDYKIVVVAPSKATFVKQFVDAFGPYPFPIYGDPSRQAYQGLGHQTPPKLKVLGIAAFGFLTGKVKNFIPKEEKKKKVVMHSMKTQDVYIQGGTWLFDEKGNLLWNHIDGSPYDHAQLDQVIEEMKMNK; this comes from the coding sequence TTGCGTAAGCGTGTTGTTGAAATTGAGAGGCAAGACTATAAAATTGTCGTCGTTGCTCCATCAAAAGCAACATTTGTGAAGCAGTTTGTAGATGCTTTCGGACCGTATCCGTTTCCGATATACGGAGATCCGTCAAGGCAAGCTTATCAAGGCTTGGGTCACCAGACACCGCCGAAGCTGAAGGTGTTAGGTATAGCTGCCTTTGGGTTTTTAACCGGAAAAGTGAAAAATTTTATTCCGAAAGAAGAGAAAAAGAAAAAAGTTGTTATGCACTCAATGAAAACACAGGACGTGTACATTCAAGGCGGCACATGGTTATTTGATGAGAAGGGTAATTTGCTCTGGAATCACATTGACGGTTCTCCTTATGACCATGCTCAATTAGATCAAGTGATTGAAGAAATGAAAATGAACAAATAA
- a CDS encoding YwbE family protein, protein MNGQNRKNIQPGTHVQIVLKKDQRTGELTRGVVKDLLTKSSSHPHGIKVRLQDGQVGRVKEILEDEEV, encoded by the coding sequence ATGAACGGGCAAAACCGCAAAAACATTCAACCTGGAACGCACGTCCAAATCGTTCTAAAAAAAGACCAACGCACAGGAGAACTGACACGCGGTGTTGTGAAAGACTTGTTAACTAAGTCTTCCTCCCACCCGCATGGCATTAAAGTGCGCCTGCAAGATGGTCAAGTTGGACGAGTGAAAGAAATCTTAGAAGACGAAGAGGTGTAA
- a CDS encoding DNA-3-methyladenine glycosylase, producing MDHKPLGAEFYKKPTLDVARNLLGKVLVKESPKGRASGIIVETEAYKGPEDRAAHSFGGRRTKRTEVMFGPAGFVYTYVMHTHCLVNVVCGEIGVPQAVLIRAVEPLEGEALMFQRRGDRKRHELTSGPGKLTKALGITKGDYGLRFDEPPLYIAHGEREVSNEHVVAGPRIGIENTGEARDYPWRFWIEGNEFVSKPRKAQGARS from the coding sequence ATGGATCATAAGCCTCTAGGTGCTGAATTTTATAAAAAACCGACTTTAGATGTAGCCCGGAACCTTCTCGGTAAGGTTTTGGTAAAGGAGTCGCCAAAAGGGCGAGCATCAGGAATAATCGTGGAAACGGAAGCATACAAAGGGCCTGAAGACCGTGCTGCTCATAGTTTTGGTGGCAGACGAACGAAAAGAACGGAAGTCATGTTTGGGCCTGCTGGATTTGTTTATACGTATGTCATGCATACCCACTGTTTAGTCAATGTTGTCTGTGGTGAGATCGGAGTGCCGCAAGCGGTTCTCATTCGAGCAGTAGAACCATTAGAAGGTGAAGCCTTAATGTTTCAGCGTCGGGGAGACCGAAAACGCCACGAACTTACCAGTGGTCCAGGAAAATTAACTAAAGCCCTTGGAATTACGAAAGGTGACTATGGATTACGATTTGATGAGCCGCCATTATACATTGCACACGGAGAAAGAGAGGTATCGAACGAGCACGTTGTCGCGGGTCCGCGAATTGGTATTGAGAATACAGGGGAAGCTCGTGACTATCCGTGGCGATTTTGGATTGAGGGGAATGAGTTTGTATCGAAGCCAAGAAAAGCGCAAGGCGCCCGAAGCTAG
- the ilvE gene encoding branched-chain-amino-acid transaminase, which yields MSSQWIFLSGQFVKKEEAVVSVYDHGFLYGDGVFEGIRVYNGNIFKLDEHLNRLYDSAQSIMMTVPYTKEEMSAIIVESVQKNRLDSAYIRVVVSRGPGNLGLDPTFCSEPRVVVIVEELNMFPKELYERGLRVGSVASRRNRPDVLSPQVKSLNYLNNILVKLEANQAGVDEALMLNDQGYVTEGSADNIFIVKNDTIYTPPIYLGALEGITRNAIIDLANQHGYKLKETPFTRHDVYVADEVFLTGTAIEVIAVVDVDGRKISDGKPGKVTQHLLSVFRNLVTTDGVSCYPEVTKQQSRVG from the coding sequence GTGAGCAGTCAATGGATCTTTCTTAGCGGTCAATTTGTAAAAAAAGAAGAAGCAGTCGTATCGGTTTATGATCACGGGTTTTTGTATGGCGATGGGGTGTTCGAAGGGATTCGCGTCTACAACGGAAATATCTTTAAACTAGATGAACACTTGAACCGGCTTTACGATTCTGCACAGTCAATCATGATGACTGTCCCTTACACGAAGGAGGAAATGTCAGCGATTATTGTAGAATCAGTACAAAAAAACAGACTAGACAGCGCGTATATTCGAGTTGTCGTCTCCCGCGGACCTGGTAATCTTGGCCTTGATCCTACGTTCTGCTCAGAACCACGAGTCGTTGTCATAGTTGAAGAACTCAACATGTTCCCAAAGGAATTATACGAGCGCGGACTTCGTGTAGGATCAGTTGCCAGTCGTAGAAACCGCCCGGATGTGCTGAGTCCTCAAGTAAAATCTCTTAACTATTTAAATAATATTTTAGTAAAGCTTGAAGCTAATCAAGCTGGGGTTGATGAAGCACTCATGCTCAACGACCAAGGATACGTCACAGAAGGTTCAGCAGATAACATCTTCATTGTGAAGAATGACACAATTTATACCCCTCCCATTTACCTCGGGGCTTTGGAAGGTATCACAAGAAATGCCATTATCGACCTAGCCAACCAACATGGGTACAAGCTTAAGGAAACACCTTTCACCCGGCATGACGTTTACGTAGCAGATGAGGTCTTTTTAACAGGAACAGCGATAGAAGTAATTGCCGTTGTTGATGTGGATGGTCGAAAAATTTCTGATGGCAAGCCGGGAAAAGTAACCCAGCACCTGTTATCTGTCTTTAGAAACCTTGTAACTACAGACGGTGTTTCTTGCTATCCAGAAGTCACAAAACAACAATCACGCGTAGGATAA
- a CDS encoding carbon starvation CstA family protein → MVTFLVSITLLIIGYMVYSKVVERVFGINDQNKTPAYKKSDGMDYVPMSWWKGSLIQLLNIAGLGPIFGAIMGALYGPIAFIWIVVGCLFAGAVHDYFSGMLSLRHNGEQYPTIVGRYLGKSVRVFIHIVSIVLMILVAAAFTAGPAQLIAELTPLSFIVALGVIFAYFLVAAILPVNKVIGKIYPVFGAILIFMALSIAGALIFTNQPIPNITMSNLHPESLPLWPLLMVTVSCGAISGFHSTQSPIIARTIKKESDGRKVFYGAMVAEGIIALIWAAAGMTFFGGTNGLQGALAAGGPAGVVNEISTSLLGTIGGILAILGVIILPITTGDTALRSSRMMLTEFLSKAFTNLDGKKKIIFATIPVTVPAIFLATIDYTFLWRYVGWTNQVVATVMLWTGAMYLLKHKKLHWICSVPAIFMTSVVCTYIFYAPEGFNLGFQSSIIIGLTLTIAVGIWYTRQILAHLKTIEKEEVSKIAS, encoded by the coding sequence ATGGTAACATTTCTAGTCTCCATTACACTACTGATCATTGGTTATATGGTCTATTCAAAAGTAGTAGAACGAGTTTTTGGCATCAACGATCAAAATAAAACACCCGCCTATAAAAAAAGTGACGGAATGGACTATGTTCCGATGAGCTGGTGGAAAGGAAGTTTAATTCAGCTTCTTAACATCGCAGGGCTAGGACCTATTTTTGGGGCCATTATGGGTGCCCTCTATGGTCCAATCGCATTCATTTGGATTGTTGTTGGCTGTCTTTTTGCCGGGGCGGTTCACGATTATTTTTCAGGGATGCTTTCCCTCCGTCATAACGGGGAGCAATATCCTACGATCGTCGGTAGGTATCTCGGAAAGTCTGTGAGAGTCTTCATCCACATTGTCTCTATCGTGTTAATGATCTTAGTTGCTGCAGCGTTCACAGCTGGCCCTGCTCAACTCATCGCTGAGCTTACACCTTTAAGTTTTATCGTCGCTCTTGGTGTCATTTTTGCATATTTTTTAGTCGCTGCAATTTTACCTGTAAACAAAGTGATCGGAAAAATCTACCCTGTTTTTGGGGCGATTTTAATCTTCATGGCTCTCTCAATTGCTGGAGCACTGATATTTACCAACCAACCGATTCCGAATATAACGATGTCCAACCTTCATCCAGAATCTTTGCCTTTATGGCCGCTCTTAATGGTTACTGTCTCTTGTGGAGCGATCTCAGGGTTTCATAGTACTCAAAGCCCAATTATTGCCCGGACAATTAAAAAAGAGTCAGATGGTAGAAAAGTATTTTACGGAGCAATGGTTGCAGAAGGTATCATTGCCCTCATTTGGGCCGCTGCTGGAATGACATTCTTTGGCGGAACGAACGGATTACAAGGAGCCCTTGCTGCAGGAGGGCCTGCCGGTGTTGTGAATGAAATCTCTACTTCTCTACTAGGAACTATTGGCGGTATTCTTGCGATTTTAGGCGTTATCATTTTGCCTATTACTACTGGAGACACGGCGTTACGTTCTTCCCGGATGATGCTAACTGAGTTTCTCAGTAAAGCTTTCACCAATCTCGATGGGAAAAAGAAAATTATTTTTGCTACTATTCCTGTCACAGTTCCTGCGATCTTCCTTGCAACGATCGATTACACATTTTTGTGGCGTTACGTAGGCTGGACAAACCAGGTTGTTGCCACGGTAATGCTCTGGACAGGTGCGATGTATTTACTTAAACACAAGAAGCTTCATTGGATCTGTAGTGTCCCCGCTATTTTCATGACTAGCGTAGTATGCACGTACATTTTTTATGCTCCAGAAGGATTTAATTTAGGTTTTCAGTCATCAATTATCATCGGTCTCACTTTAACTATAGCTGTTGGTATTTGGTATACTCGCCAAATCCTCGCTCACCTAAAAACAATAGAGAAAGAAGAAGTCTCCAAAATTGCCTCTTAA
- a CDS encoding ParM/StbA family protein: MSQTRIAAVDVGNDSVKALFGKADSEFYIPNVIARDIEDRPVIGIEELNEKDPLDGIHIRVHSPALSENNVIYRVGDLATKSDNATEIDPGSSKSEEDQTLVMLFASLALDAVKEENADLFKKNNQVVEANYTLGTGLPLREVKEGKDVGYRSQLLSSVHQVEFLVTPKYQGMKVNIKFDEVKVYPEGFAAYINLVMDKELNIINRDLIDKQILIQDIGGLSTDIAVIRNRNVDDDKAQGFNLGVSESLESIREEIRSKHGVELDSRRDVVDILTKKNDRNHIMVKGSRTSVHDITDRILLELAKKQYRHLRNVWAKNSQSEICYFVGGGAMVLKDYIKTLNNNLDGYNIDFFEDEKESIWMMANAYYKLISDSERKKNKAKESKKKEAEKKAVKN, encoded by the coding sequence ATGAGTCAAACAAGAATTGCGGCTGTTGACGTTGGAAACGATTCAGTGAAAGCGTTATTTGGAAAGGCAGATTCTGAGTTTTACATACCAAACGTAATTGCGAGAGATATTGAAGATCGTCCGGTTATTGGAATTGAAGAATTAAATGAAAAGGATCCATTAGATGGGATTCACATTCGAGTTCACTCCCCTGCCCTATCGGAAAACAATGTAATTTATCGGGTTGGCGATCTTGCTACGAAGTCAGATAATGCAACGGAAATTGATCCTGGAAGCAGTAAATCTGAAGAAGATCAAACATTGGTCATGCTTTTCGCTTCTTTAGCATTGGATGCTGTTAAGGAGGAAAATGCGGATCTTTTTAAAAAGAACAATCAAGTAGTAGAAGCAAACTACACGCTTGGTACAGGTCTCCCTCTTCGTGAAGTGAAAGAAGGAAAAGATGTAGGTTATCGTTCACAACTGTTAAGCTCTGTTCACCAAGTTGAATTTTTAGTAACACCTAAATATCAAGGAATGAAAGTAAACATTAAATTTGATGAAGTCAAAGTTTACCCTGAAGGTTTCGCAGCATACATTAACCTTGTTATGGACAAAGAATTGAACATTATTAACCGTGATTTAATCGACAAACAAATCCTCATTCAGGACATTGGGGGGCTTTCGACTGATATCGCGGTAATTCGCAATCGCAATGTTGATGACGACAAAGCACAAGGCTTTAATCTCGGTGTTTCCGAATCATTAGAGTCGATTCGCGAAGAAATTCGTTCAAAGCACGGTGTAGAGCTAGATAGTCGTCGTGATGTAGTCGACATATTAACAAAGAAAAACGACCGCAATCATATTATGGTTAAAGGTAGCCGTACGAGTGTACATGACATTACTGACCGTATTTTATTGGAACTGGCAAAAAAACAGTACCGTCACTTGCGAAATGTATGGGCGAAAAACTCCCAATCAGAGATTTGTTATTTTGTAGGTGGAGGCGCCATGGTGTTGAAGGACTATATTAAGACACTTAATAACAACCTTGATGGTTACAATATTGATTTCTTTGAAGATGAAAAAGAAAGCATTTGGATGATGGCTAATGCCTATTACAAACTAATCTCTGACTCTGAAAGAAAGAAAAACAAGGCAAAAGAGAGTAAAAAGAAAGAAGCAGAGAAGAAAGCAGTAAAAAACTAA